CACCGACACCTAAGATAGCAGCTTTGGCATCCTCCCTAACACCTAAATCTTTGTCTTCAGCAAAAGCTTGAATTAAAGCGTCTACAGCTGTGGCATAGACGACATTAGAAGGGAGTTCGCGGCATAGTTGTCCCAATGCCCAAGCACAATTACTTCGCACTGGCGCAACGGGGTCTTGCACCAATGCTTCAATCAAGGGAGGTATTGCCCTCACAACTGTTTCATAACCGACATTTGCCATTTGAGTTAGGGCGCTAGCAGCCCACAAACGCACTGCTGAAATATCAGTTCTTAACGCATCTGTTAGGGGCGTTAAAGAACGGCGATCGCGACAGTTTCCCAATGCCCACACAATGCCTTTACGCACGTAACCATTCCAATCTCGGTTTAATTGGGCAATCAATGGCTCTACGGCATCTGGGCTAGGGTTGCGTCCAATGGCGTATGCTGCACTCACCCGCACCAAAGGGCAAGTATCAGTTAATAAACGAATCAAATGCGGAATAGCTCGTGCATCTTCTATGTCACAAAAAGCACGAGAAGCTAGCATTCTTTGCTGTGGTTCGGGATGTTCCAATAGAGCTAGCATTGCCTCTGGGTTAGGCTTAGGTGTTTCTGCTTCCGCAGTCAGCTGTCCTAAGTGGTCTAGAGGGCTTTCAAGTTCTATTTCTACATCATCAAGTAAGTAATGGTCTTCTTCGTCATACATATCGTATTTAAATCCCTGATAGGGATTAATATAAAACTCTTCGTGTCAAGAAGTGAAGATCTATAGCTAACTCAGATCCCCGACTTCTTTAAGAAGTCGGGGATCTTGTCTCTTTCCTGCACCTACTGATGACACTTTATAGTCTTATTCATCACGACTGAGTGGTTTAAACATCCACAGTGATTGAGTTGCATAGCCAAGCTGATTGTAAAGATTGTAGGCGGCTGCATTCGACTCAAACACTTGTAATGCTATTTGGCGATCGCCTCTAGCCTTTGCCCAATTTTCCACATGAAGCATCAAAGCTTTAGCAATGCCCTGTCGCCGATGTTCTAGTGTAACATAAAGTAAAAAAATATGAGCGTGACGAGTTCCCCGTATCTGATCGATAGCATTTCCCACCCAAATACAGGCGACGGGGGAAGAGGAGGGGGAGTGAGGGAGTGAGGGAGGGAGGGAGTGGGGGAGTGAGGGTGAATTGGTTTCTATGATCCTGGTTCCTACAAAATCCACCCACCAAAGAGGTGTTGCAGTAGAGAAATACTGCTCGACTGTTTGTACTAAATGAGAAAAATCCTGTTGCTCTGGAAAAAGTTCTTGGTAAGTTCGTTGCATGAACTTGACCAATAGGGCGCGGTCTAGAGTAGAACCACGGCGAATAACATAATTGGGTAGTAACGATTCCAAAACTGATACCATTTTGGATTTTAGATTTTAGATTTTGGATTGAGAAAGTCATGTCTAGACTCGATTTGGGTCAACTATACTGTCGCATTCTTTATTCAAATTGGTATAACTGGGGAAAAGTTTTCTATTTTTTCGTCAAAATAGTTGGTGGTTAGTAGCTAACCACCAACTACTAACCACTAACCACTAACTACTAACATTCCCAACTCCCCAATAGGTGCAGGGGAAGCCATATCTGAAGGTAGGAAGATGCGAGCGCTAACTGCCACAAGGGCAACGAAAAATATAAGCACTACAAGTAGAGGAGCAATATACTGTCGGAAAATAGCCATAACACAGAATGCTTAGAACAGCAAATTATTAGGATCGCTAGCTTAAGAAATATTAAGCTGTCTTAATTTATTCTAGCGACTTTGGAGACCTCATACCAATTTGCACAAAGAATGTGACAAATGGTTAGTTTAGAGCGAGTGTAGATATGACTCAATCCAAAATCCACGCATCCAAAATCTAAAATGTTATCGGCGATCACGTTCCAAATCGGCAATAGTTTTTTCCCAATACCAATTTTCTGGCATACCAGGGAAATCTTGCTTTGCCTGCTCAACGAGTCGTTCGGCGGTAGCAGCGTCACCAGATAATAGACTAATCAGCTTGTTCTTAAGACTGGCATCAGGTGTACGCTCATCACTTTGGGGCTTACTTCCATTAGAAGAAGGTCGAGGTGATGGTGACTGCTGCTTTCTGAATTCCCAAAATAAGACGTAATACAGCGTACCAAAAATGACAATTAGGCTAAATGTTCCTAGAAAAGTTAACAAGTTAAGTGATAAAAATCCCAGAACTAACTGGGAAAGAACGTAGCCGAGTAGTACGCCAGTGATTAAAAGAATAACTGTTGCGGTACTAATGATGAACTTCTGCCCCATAATTCTTATTCCTCATAGTCAAGTCCGGGTCTCTTAATTGGTTCTGGTTGTTGATTCCAAGGAGCAAACCATGGTAGTAAAAGTAAACCGGGTACAGCAGCGACGATACTGATTAAGAAAAATGTTGGCCAACCCATACTTTTTGCTACAACTCCAGATGGAGCAACCAAAACATCACGGCTGACAGCCATAAAGCTGGAAAGTAAAGCATACTGAGTTGCAGAAAAGCGCTGATTGCATTGACTCATTAAAAAGGCAACAAACGCTGCTGTTCCCAATCCACCACAAAAGTTCTCTATGTTAATGGTGAGTACCAAAAACTGATAGTTTTTACCAAGTTGTGCGAGTACAAAATAGGCCAAGTTACTTACAGCTTGCAGAACGCCAAACACCCATAAGGAGCGATTAATACCAACTTGACTCAAAATTGCTCCCCCAACGAGAGTTCCAACAATCGTCGCAATCAATCCCATACCTGTTTGAATTGCGCCAATATCGGTGAGGGTAAACCCTGTTTGAATCAAAAAAGGTGTTGACATACTGCTTAAGAAAGCATCACCTAGTTTATAGAGAACAATAAACACCAAAACTAAGAAGCCTTGCAATACCCCCCGTCTCTGGAAAAATTCCCCAAACGGTAAAAGTATAGCTTCTCCTAAAGATTCTGGCGGGCTAATGTGCTTTGGTTCTGGTGCCAATAGAGTACCAAAAATTCCAATTGCCATGCTTAACGCCATCAACAAGTAGACCGATGACCAAGGTATCCTATCAGCAAGTATGAGCGCTAGAGAACCTGTAAGCAACAATGCGACTCGGTAACCCAAGACAAAAATTGCTGCACCAGCGCCCATTTCCGCTTGTTTCAGGACATCAGTTCGGTAGGCGTCAGCGACAATATCTTGAGTTGCACTTAAAAAGGCGATCGCAATGGCGTTAACAGCTAAAAGTTGTAGTGCTTGCTTGGGCTGTTGAAAAGCCATCAGAGAAATAGCTAAGAACAATCCAACCTGTAGAGCAATCAACCAACCGCGCCGCCGACCCAAAAAGGGCAGTGAAAACCTATCAATCAGAGGCGACCAAATAAACTTCAAGGAGTATGGCAAAGCCACCAAGCTAAACAGCCCAATAGATGCCAAATCCACCTTTTCCACTGTCATCCAAGCTTTCAAGGTAGTCCCTGTTAAAAACAATGGCAACCCAGATGCAAAACCTAGTAATAACAGAGTCGCCATCTTGCGGCTTATAAAAACCTTTTGTATTGATAATATTGTCTTCACAGTTTTAATATTCTCCTCCGGCAACCGGATGAATGTAAATTTATGGGGAGTAGGGAGTAGGGAGTGGGGAATAGGGAATTGGAGATTTTGGATTTTGGATTGGTTCTTCTTCCTTGTCCCCCTTGTCCCTACTCCCCACTCCCTAAACTACCAATTCAATTAAATCTTCAATTTTCTTAATATTGGGATCGCCAGCCAAGTAACCGATACCGCGATGTAAGTGAAGGCGAAACTGCGTGGCAAGAGTTTCTTTATCTGTCCCAAAGCCATCGTTGTAACAGCGTTGCTTGAGAGCAAGTAACAAAATATCAGACATCTCGCCACCAAACACCCACCATGTCATCTCAACGTTGCTGTCAGCAGGTATTGGTACGGGTGATGGAGGAGTTGGTTCTGCAAGAGAACGACAAAAACCCCAACGACACAACACGTTCCAGTTTTCAATTTTGGTATTGCGTTTGAGTTTGATAAGTTGCTCTTTTGCTGTTTGTGAGAGTTTTATGCGATCGATAGGAGGTTCCATGGGGAGGCAGAGGCGTAGGTATGAAGAAAAACATTATGTTTGAGCTACATTATGCAGATTATTTCACTTGTAGTGCAAACAATTCAGGATAAACTACCTTACGGATAAATCTAGAGCACCGACACAGTAATCCCAAAAACCCGGTTTCTTCGTCTATAGCGAAGTCAAGGTTTTCTACTATCTACTGACTTCTAATCCAATGGAAGAGCGCACTATTCATTAAATTTTTGTTATGATAAGATTTAGAGTTTAAGACTTTGCGAGGAGCTATGCAGTCAATTGAGCAACTGATGAACGAGATATTATCTTTGCCCAATGCATCAAGGGCACTTCTCGCTGACAAGCTAGTAGAGAGTTTGGAATTTGACACCGACTCAACTATTCAGACAACTTGGATAACTGAAGCCAAAAGACGCAGAGACGAAATTCGAGAAGGTTTAGTCCAACCCATCCTAGGGGAAGATGCGTTGGCACAAGTAAGACGACTAATTGAACCATGAGGTATGTTTTTCACCCCACAATTGATGAGAACCTTCGGCGATGTATGACCCGTAGGTTTCTCTATGGAATTTTATACATAATCGAGCCAGATTACATCCTCATTTTGGCAGTTATGCATTGCAGCCGAGAACGTGACGACTCCACACACTTCCGCAAAGCGGTAAGTGTGGGCTTCTTAAGAAATTAAGAGGTTCGTCATTAGCCTCAGTAACCCGCCCGTGCGAGGGTTGCTACGTTTTTTAAGAATGTATAGGCACTTTGGGATATAGGGAGTAGCGCCCTGTCTTCTAGTCCCAAACACTGCGGCTTGTGGTTAAACATCTCTACAGGTAGAGGAGAAGTGCTGCAAGTAAGAAACCTTGAAAAACATTGGCGAAGAAGACCACGCCGAAAGGCGATTACCTGCTTATTAGGAATATCCTAAATGAAAGTTTACGTTGTTAACAAACATGGTCGTCCATTAATGCCTACAACTCCCCGCAAAGCTCGGTTGCTTTTAAATGTTGGCAAAGCCAACATTTATTGTCGAGAGCCATTCACTATTCAATTAATTTATGGTTCTAGTGGCTATACTCAAAGAGGAGATTTAGGTATTGATGCTGGCTATCAAAATATAGGTTACAGTGTTGTCAATGAAAAAGAAGAATTGATTGGCGGCGAAGTGCAAATGCTACGAGGAATGTCAGAACGCTTGACAGAACGCAAAAAATACCGTCAGCAGAGAAGAAATAGAAGACGACATCGTGCCTCAAGATTGAATAATCGCAAGTGCAAAGAAGGATGGTTATCCCCAAGCACCCAGCACAAACTTGATACTCACCACAAAATTATTGACCTTGTTAAAAGTGTTGTTCCAGTCAAAGAAGTTGTTGTTGAGGTTGCTTCTTTCGACATCCAAAAAATCAAAGACGGCACTATTGAAGGTGTAGGTTATCAGCAAGGCGAGCAATACGACTTTGACAATCTTCGTGAGTACATTCTTCATAGAGATGGGCATAAATGCCAGAATCCTAACTGCAAAAACAAGTCTTGTGCTCCAATTCTGCAAGTGCATCACATTGGATTCTGGAAAGAAGATAGAACCGATAGACCTGCAAACCTGATAACACTTTGCGATAAGTGCCATACCCCCAAAAACCATAAAAAGAACGGATTCTTGTTTGGTTGGGAACCAAAGCTCAATTCATTCAAAGGTGAAACTTTTATGTCCACGGTGCGGTGGCGCTTAACTCTTGAAGGTGAATATAGAGTAACTTATGGTTACATTACTAAAGGAGTAAGAAGAGATTTCAACATAGAGAAATCTCATCATAATGATGCGTTTGTTATCGCAGGTGGAACAACTCAAAGAAGAACAGAACCTTTGATGTTAGAACAAATTAGGCGGAACAAACGCTCAATGGAACAGTTCTATGATGCCAAATATATCGATAGTCGAGACGGGTCGATTAAGTCTGGTTCCGAACTATCTTCCGGGCGCAGAACTCGCAACAAGCAAAAGAATGGCGAGAACCTAAGACTGTACCGAAAACAAAAAACGTCAGATGGACAACGCCGAATCAAAAAACAGCGCTATCGCTATCAACCCAAAGATTTTGTTCAATTTGAAGGAAAAATTTATGAAGTCATTGGGATGCAAAACTTAGGCACTGGTGTTAAGTTGAAAAATTATCCTGGTATTAAAAACAAAGTTGTCAATGTTGGCAAAGTTAAATCCATAAAAAGAAGGTCGGGTCTGCGTACAAAATTATAAATTTGGCAACTCCTCAACCACCCCGCTCCCTCACTCGCCTTCGGCAAGTATTGGTCGGAACTGGTTTCGTCGCTGCCCCAAAATTCATCTCATCGCTCCCCTTACGGATGAGTGAGAGGCTTCTTTTAGATTAAGCTAAATACTGGAAAAATCGTAGATAGTCGAAGGTGTATCGGCGCTCTAGACAAAGCATTCTCAATCCAAAATTTAAAATGGTATTACCAAAAATACCCTTCTTTAACCGTTGTTTGACGAGTCGATGAATCATATTGCAGGAGATATTTGCGAGCGATCGCATCATTTTCTTGCAAGGCTTTAAATTCTTTTTCTGCAATTTCTGTATCGGTAGAAAGCAAAATCACCTGATGAGAAGCTGAGGGAAAGTAACGCTCAACTAAGTTAGTGCGGTGAGAAGAATCTAGTCTTCCTAACGGAGTATCAATAGCTACTGGCAAGTGATGCCCGGAAACACGAGCTAATCCCCAAAGGAATGCGATCGCTAAAAGTTGCTTCTCTCCCGCTGATAGACGGTGTTTTGGAACCATCTTACCTTGTAAATCGTACAAAGAGAGACCAAAGGTATCAGTATCAATGACTATACGGTGTACTAAATCTGACTTATGTAATAAATAGCGAAAACACTCAGTCACTTCCACTTCCAGCTTATTAAGTTTTTTCAGAGTTAGGCGTTCGCGGAAAAGCTTGAGAGTCTGTTGAACTTTAGCAGAAGCAGCAATTATATGCTCTTTACTCTTACGGTCAATATTTTGGTCTGTATATTTTTTTAAATTCTTTTTTGACTTTTCAATAGCGGCGTCTAATTCAATCAAACAACGTCTTTTTGCTTCATATTCTACTTTGATTTCGGCAACTTTATTTTGTGCTTCAGTGTGGACATCATGTAGCTTTTGATATATTTCCGGAGAAGCAGCCGTTTGCAATTGTCTTTCTAATGTTACAATCTCCTCTTCTTTTGTTCCAAGAACCCCAAGTTGCTGTTGAGCAGAAGATTTTGCCGCTTCTAAAGAATAACTCATGATATTAGATAGTTGAGCAAGCAATTCTGCATCAGCCAATAACCATGCTTCCTCATCATTATTTGAAGCCAATAGCTCGCTTTCCTCTTGAATCAAAAATTTAATTTTATCGAATTTTTCAGATGACAAACGTAATTGAGCAATCTTATTAATTAAACGTTCATTTCTTTCCAGTAAAACACTTCGGGCTATTTGTGTTTGTGAAGAGCGAATTTCACTTTCTCCCGTTTTCTGCACCTGAACAAGTAAAGGTTGAATCAACACCAGTGGTAAAACATCAGCTGCCAATTGACACATAGCTTGACGGACTTGTTCGATTTCTGCAGTTACTTGTGCTTGCTGTTTTTCTAGCTGACTGCGTTCTCCTGCAATTTTGCCACCTTCTGAAATGAATTTATCAAGAGCTATTGTCTGTTTTTCTTCCGCCGATTCTAACTTAGATTTAATGTGTTCTAATTGTTCCTGAGTTGCTTGTTTTTCTTCTGTTTGTTGTTGCAGTCTTTGTTCAATTTCTTCCAGATTTGCCAAGTCTTTTGTATCAGCTAATTCCTTGCGTTTGCGGTTGACTAAAATTTCTAAATCTTCTGCCAAACGTTCTGCCAACTCTAAACCTAAAAGCCCACGAATCGCTTCAACAACATTTTGTGGAGGGATTTCCTGTTGTGCTAGTTCTTTTACCTGTTCGCCATCAAACAGAAATAAGTTAGAAATTCCTAAAGGAATAAGATTTTCAACGTACTCATCCCATATACTAACTAAGCCGATGTCAAGCCATTCGTCGTTTGCACCAATATCCAAAATACCCAAATGGTCTTTCCCATCTTTGGGATTTTTTTCCCAAGTTCGTACAATACGGTATCTCACTGGCTTGTCATTTTCAATATGTTCAAAAGCCAATTCAATACGAGTTTTCTCGATTGGGGGAGTGGAACTGCTAACACATTGCGTGAGAAAATCACTGTAACTTAGATTTCCACGAGTAGAACATTGAGCGCGAGGTCCGTACAATGCAAGGCGAATAGCATCCATTAAAGTCGTTTTGCCACCACCATTCATTCCACCAAATAAGATAATGGGGCTAGAACTATCATTGTTTCTGGGGTCGAGTTTAATAATTTGACGACCGTAGTAAGGACCAAAGTTTTGTAATACGAGTTCAAGGAATATCACAGTTGTTTCTTATACCATTTTGGATTTTAGATTTTGGATTTTGAATTTTGGATTGACAAAGCCTGACATGGGCTTAGTTGCATTGTTTTTCAAACTGGTATTAGTCTTTAAATCTGATAGCTAATTTTCTATCTTGTCCACATTTTTGGCTTGAAACTTAACTTGTCGCCAACTTTGCGATTTGTCCGCTTCCACATTGTTTGTAATAGCAGCGTCACCCAAAGTTAACTGCTTGATCTTAGCAACGTCGCCTTCGACAACCGCCTCTTTTAAATCTCGTTTCAAATGCGCGTTCTTAACTGCTTCATCTTGGGAACGCGAACTTGTTTCAAAACATTTTTCTAGTGTGTCAAATATTCCCACACGGCGAGTCTTTTTACGGTACTGGCGTTCTGTATCCAAGAGATTTGCCATGAGTTCCAAGTGCATTGCATCCTCACTACAGATTTCTTCAAGCACCGCCCATTCATCACTACCTAGCAAACTTATCCCAGCGCCAGGACGGGGATCTTTAAAAGCTTCACCCGTGATTTCCTGATAAATTTTGGGTAAGCTATCATCAAACTCGTGTCTTTCCTCTAGCCATATACGCCGAATTTCACTCAATTCTTCTATAGAAATAAGCGTAATATCGCGCATATTTTCTGGTGCGGTGCGACGAATTTGTAATTGAATAGTTAGGAGTTTTCTCAACCAGTCCTCTCTAGCTTCTTTAACATAGGGACCGGGTATCGGCTCAACTGACACTTCTCCATCTGAGTTGCGCTCGTACAGTTGTACGTCACCATTTCTACGACGAAAGTCTCGGCGATCGCGGTTTTCTTCAGCATCTAATTCCTTACGGAATTCTAGTAGAGGTTGTAACCACTCTTTCTCTTCGTCATTTTGAATCATCGCTGCTAGAGATTTATCCTGACTCACTAGCGTACAAACCCAGCATCCAAAACGAGAGCTACCACAACTGGGGGTGGATGTATCAACAACTAGAGGACATTCATTATCAGCGCTAGCACCTCTATACATAGCGAATAAGTCCTTATTGCTGTATCCCCAAGGGTTTTCCCATTGCATCAGATATAGCCAAACTTCATCGTTTCGCCAGTCTTCAATTGGGCTGTAAACAAGGGAGTTTGGTAAGTTCATATTAGGGCTGAGGCGATCTCGTACCCGCTTGGCTTCCCATTTTTTCATCCTAGCAGCACGATTTGTGCTTTCAGCTTTGCGAGTCCCCAAAACAACAATAGCTTCACCATTGTTTCTGATAACATCGCGAATAAAACGGTTAGAAGGATTGATTTTGAGACGCTCTGTACACCAACGAAATTTTCCTTTTGGAGCTGGGTATCCTTTACCAATAAAACCTACCCAGAATGTTTCTTTAACATCTGGCTGTAGCAGATGAGGTTCTATTGGTATTTGTTGTTCGATAGCTGCTAGTTTCATCTGCTTTAAGGAATTGCGTACCCATGCAGATACATAAGGATTTTCTACAAGGGTGTCTGTTGTGATAACGTGTATTGTTTTAGTTCGCTTGTTCGGTGGAAGTTTTGCGATCGCATTCCACACTAGTTGTAAAGTAGCAGTACTGTCCTTGCCTCCACTGAAACCTAAAACCCAGGGTATTTCGTCTAGACAGTATAACTCTTGGATTTCTTTGGTTAGCTTTTCTGTGTCTTCTACGAACTCTGCTACAGTACGCTGTCCGTTTACTGATATTTTGCTTTCTGTCATTTCTGACAAATCCTCATAATTGCTGGTTACAAATACTTAATTATTGTATATTCTTCACCTTCATTTACTTTTTACTTGTTCCTGACTTTTATAAGCCATTCCTGGCAATGAAAAACATGCTATGATTTCTCGAATTTTGCGACTTGCATCACCATTAATATGTGGCTGTTTTTCAAGACATCCATCTTTCAAGAAACACGGGGAGTGGGGAGTAGGGAGCAGGGAGTGGGAAAAGAGTGTTTCTTTCATTCGTAGGGGTGGTGCGCCGCCCGTGGGACGCTCCTAAGAGTGCTCCTGTTCCCGAAATTAGCTGTAAGTATAACCCTATATTGCATAAATTAGCACAAATTAAAGTTTTTAAAAACTTTCTTTTTAGATACTCATTTTCTTATATATTTAGCTTCAAGTCTATTTATAAGTTTTTAAAAACTAATATGAAGAACACTCAAGACAACTATAATACTGATATGAGCAGTCAGTATAGAAAACCCCAAGATGAGCATCAAAATTTACTGGCTTCTATGCTTGATAAGTATCAAGAGGGAACTGACCAGATTTTAGTTCAGAAAACTGAAATGGGCGGTACTCAGGCATATGTTAGTTCTGTCACCCTAGAATGGTTTGCAAGCCGGGTCAACTTTGCGTCTTACTTACCCTTGTTCCAAAAAAAGTACAATTCCCAGACTGATAACGTCGAGATAGACGCCGAGAGTATTGATGAAATTCAACAACGCCCACTAGATTGGTCGCGTCAAGCACCATTGGTTCAGTATTTGGCGACTCGAAAACACCACAAATTCCCACCAGTTCTAGTGGTTATTAGTAAATCGTGGGTAGACAATCCTGAAGCACCAGAGTGGGACAATGAAGGACGAGCCATAAAACCGACTACTGACTTCACTCCAATCGATAAAGATGGGAAATTCGGATTACTTAACATTTCCGAGAAAGATGTAACTATTTATGCCCTAGATGGTCAACATCGATTGATGGGAGTGCAAGGTTTAATAGAGTTGCTTAAAACTGGTAAACTGCGGAGATACAGAAAGGATAAAACTCCTTTCGATACCTTCATAATGGTCAACGATTTGCTAGAGCAATACCAAGTTTCGCCGGATTACTTGGAAAATGTACCTCAAGAAGAAATTGGCATAGAGTTTATTTGTGCGGTTGCTGCAGGTGAAACCCGTGAAGAAGCGAGGCTGCGCGTTAGATCCATCTTTGTTCACGTCAACCTTATGGCGGTACCTTTGAGTAAAGGTCAACTTGCACAACTGAATGAGGATGATGGTTTTTCTATTGTTGCTAGAAAGATTGCTGTCACCCATCCACTGTTAGAACAGTGCGAAGGAAGGAACCCTCGAGTCAATTGGAATAGTGCAACTGTTGCGACAAAATCCACTGTTTTGACAACCCTACAAGCACTTAAAGAAATGTCTGAAAGATACTTGGGGCAAAAGTTTTTGCACTGGAAACCTTTGGATAAAGGTTTAATTCCTATGCGACCAGAGAATGAGGAACTTGAAGAAGGAATCAAGGATTTTCAAACACTGTTTGATTATTTAGCCAGTCTTCCCAGCTACAACATTCTCAAATATGAAGAGACACCTGTTTTACGACACTTCAGCTTTGAAAAGAATGGAGGTGAAGGAAATATACTTTTCCGTCCTGTTGGTCAAGTTGCTCTAGCTCAAGCTCTTGGTGTTTTAATATTTAAAATAGGATTTTCCTTAGAAGACGTATTTAAAAAGCTGCGTAAGTTCGATCGCGAAGGTGGGTTTAGTAGTATGGAGCATCCCAAATCTATTTGGTATGGGGTTTTATACGATCCAAACAAAAAGCGGGTACAGGTTGCTGGACGGGATCTTGCAGCGAAGTTGCTAATCTATATTTTAGGTGGTGTGGAGGATAGTGTTGAACGTGCTGAATTGCGTAGAGATTTGGTTAAAGCTAGAACTGTTGAAGATAAAACGATAGATTTTGATGGGAAATTCGTTGAACCCAAGCAGTTAGGGATTCCAGCCATAATATAAAATTATAAACTGCGTTTTCTGATATAAGCAGTAACTTTGGAATAAGAATTTGTAGAAATCGATTTATCCGGGTATTAAGGTTTGAAGCAAGAAGATCGATGTGAATTCTTATGCTTATCTCATGCTGTGCGAACAAACCTCAACAAGAACGGGGTTTAAAACTCCAACTATGTCGGCTTTGCTCGTTTTAGATTGGGATCGGAATACCAATACTTAAACTAAATTTCTTCCTTCTTCCTTTATTAAATAAAGACGAGATATTAAGAACTCACAAAACAAGTTTTAACAATAACTTTATGTAAACTAAACAAGGAGAAATGAAATCTACTTTCTAATTAGTTACATTAAGATAAGAGCGAATTTATTACTTAACTAGTAACTACTTTGCGTATATAGCAATCCTAAATCATTTGTAAAATTCTCTCTTCTGTCTTTTCTTGGCGTTCTTTGCGTCTTAGCGGTTAATAATTTTT
This genomic interval from Scytonema hofmannii PCC 7110 contains the following:
- a CDS encoding DGQHR domain-containing protein, translated to MKNTQDNYNTDMSSQYRKPQDEHQNLLASMLDKYQEGTDQILVQKTEMGGTQAYVSSVTLEWFASRVNFASYLPLFQKKYNSQTDNVEIDAESIDEIQQRPLDWSRQAPLVQYLATRKHHKFPPVLVVISKSWVDNPEAPEWDNEGRAIKPTTDFTPIDKDGKFGLLNISEKDVTIYALDGQHRLMGVQGLIELLKTGKLRRYRKDKTPFDTFIMVNDLLEQYQVSPDYLENVPQEEIGIEFICAVAAGETREEARLRVRSIFVHVNLMAVPLSKGQLAQLNEDDGFSIVARKIAVTHPLLEQCEGRNPRVNWNSATVATKSTVLTTLQALKEMSERYLGQKFLHWKPLDKGLIPMRPENEELEEGIKDFQTLFDYLASLPSYNILKYEETPVLRHFSFEKNGGEGNILFRPVGQVALAQALGVLIFKIGFSLEDVFKKLRKFDREGGFSSMEHPKSIWYGVLYDPNKKRVQVAGRDLAAKLLIYILGGVEDSVERAELRRDLVKARTVEDKTIDFDGKFVEPKQLGIPAII
- the dndC gene encoding DNA phosphorothioation system sulfurtransferase DndC — encoded protein: MTESKISVNGQRTVAEFVEDTEKLTKEIQELYCLDEIPWVLGFSGGKDSTATLQLVWNAIAKLPPNKRTKTIHVITTDTLVENPYVSAWVRNSLKQMKLAAIEQQIPIEPHLLQPDVKETFWVGFIGKGYPAPKGKFRWCTERLKINPSNRFIRDVIRNNGEAIVVLGTRKAESTNRAARMKKWEAKRVRDRLSPNMNLPNSLVYSPIEDWRNDEVWLYLMQWENPWGYSNKDLFAMYRGASADNECPLVVDTSTPSCGSSRFGCWVCTLVSQDKSLAAMIQNDEEKEWLQPLLEFRKELDAEENRDRRDFRRRNGDVQLYERNSDGEVSVEPIPGPYVKEAREDWLRKLLTIQLQIRRTAPENMRDITLISIEELSEIRRIWLEERHEFDDSLPKIYQEITGEAFKDPRPGAGISLLGSDEWAVLEEICSEDAMHLELMANLLDTERQYRKKTRRVGIFDTLEKCFETSSRSQDEAVKNAHLKRDLKEAVVEGDVAKIKQLTLGDAAITNNVEADKSQSWRQVKFQAKNVDKIEN